In the genome of Streptomyces globosus, one region contains:
- a CDS encoding ATP-dependent helicase has translation MITSSTDRPERLRTRTPDAYRLVRSGPGRAEPPVLDAAQQAVVDHTRGPLLVLAGPGTGKTTTLVEAAAARVEAGTDPARILILTFSRKAAVELRDRAALRLGGARAPQATTFHSFCYGLVRAHQDTDLFADPLRLLSGPEQDVMVRTLLEGQREIRSIRWPDDLRAALTTRGFADEVRAVLARARELGLGPAALDAFASRIGRPDWKAAAAFLAEYLDVLDMQGTLDYAELLHRAVLLAERTPGLAAAYDVIYVDEFQDTDASQLRLLRALAGPGGTLVAFGDPDQSIYAFRGADINNILDFEGAFPGAAVRALTVGRRSASAVLAATRLLTTRMPVPRLPADAVRAHRGLTPTREGGRVEVYTYPTAGAELDNIADILRRAHLEDGVPWQDMAVLVRAGGRTLPAMRRALIAAGVPAETDGTDIPLRHEPAVAPLLTALRTVALATPQAAAAGTPGPADAADGDTATPAHDPDAAAPAGAGAPDADGQSAHGGGGGTGWIGAEAALSLLASPLGGMDAADLRRLGRALRDEERAAGTAVPAPSDVLLARALAEPERLVAHDPAYARGAQRLGLLLRKTRELLQGGGTAEEALWTLWDGTPWPQRLERSARRGGPAGRNADRDLDAVCALFDTAARAEERTGGRGALNFLEQLEAEDIAADTLTRRASRREAVRLMTAHRSKGLEWRLVVVAGVQEGLWPDLRRRGSLLEADRIGRDGLAEPLGAGSLLAEERRLFYVAATRARDRLVVTAVKAAAEDGDQPSRFLTELGVPPKDVAGRPRRPLAVPALVAELRATTVDPAASPALRDAAARRLARLAALTDEDGRPLVPAAHPQRWWGLYEPTRSRVPLRDRSRPVALSGSALDQLANTCSLQWFLGREVKADAPATAAQGFGNVVHVLADEVASGRTPADLDVLMERLDSVWDALAFDAPWKSRQEKDSARAALERFLRWHTTDRGGRTAVATEHDFDVTLEAGEYAVRIRGSMDRVEADPQGRAYVVDFKTGKAAPTKDEVARHPQLAVYQLAVREGAVDEVFDGLRPEPGGAELVQLRQGAAKRDGGDTAPKVQAQEALPPGPSGEWVGDLLATAAGRVLDERFAPAPGRHCDHCSFRSSCSARPEGRQTVE, from the coding sequence GTGATCACCTCTTCCACCGACCGCCCCGAGCGGCTGCGTACGCGAACCCCCGACGCGTACCGTCTCGTGCGCAGCGGGCCGGGGCGAGCGGAGCCCCCTGTGCTGGACGCAGCGCAGCAGGCGGTGGTTGACCACACCCGCGGACCGCTGCTCGTCCTCGCCGGGCCGGGCACCGGCAAGACCACCACCCTGGTCGAGGCCGCCGCCGCCCGCGTCGAGGCCGGCACCGACCCCGCCCGGATCCTGATCCTCACCTTCAGCCGCAAGGCCGCCGTCGAGCTGCGCGACCGCGCCGCCCTCCGGCTCGGCGGCGCCCGCGCCCCGCAGGCCACCACCTTCCACTCCTTCTGCTACGGGCTGGTCCGCGCCCACCAGGACACCGACCTGTTCGCCGACCCGCTGCGCCTGCTGTCCGGGCCCGAGCAGGACGTCATGGTCCGCACCCTGCTGGAGGGGCAGCGCGAGATCCGCTCCATCCGCTGGCCCGACGACCTGCGGGCCGCCCTCACCACCCGGGGCTTCGCCGACGAGGTGCGCGCCGTCCTCGCCCGCGCCCGCGAGCTCGGCCTCGGCCCGGCCGCCCTCGACGCGTTCGCCTCCCGCATCGGCCGGCCCGACTGGAAGGCGGCCGCCGCCTTCCTCGCCGAGTACCTCGACGTCCTGGACATGCAGGGCACCCTCGACTACGCCGAGCTCCTGCACCGCGCCGTGCTGCTCGCCGAGCGGACGCCCGGCCTGGCCGCCGCGTACGACGTGATCTACGTGGACGAGTTCCAGGACACCGACGCCTCGCAGCTGCGGCTGCTGCGTGCGCTGGCCGGGCCCGGCGGCACACTGGTCGCCTTCGGCGACCCCGACCAGTCGATCTACGCCTTCCGCGGCGCCGACATCAACAACATCCTCGACTTCGAGGGCGCGTTCCCCGGCGCGGCCGTACGGGCCCTGACGGTCGGCCGCCGCTCCGCCTCCGCCGTCCTGGCCGCCACCCGGCTGCTGACCACCCGCATGCCGGTGCCGCGGCTGCCCGCGGACGCGGTCCGCGCACACCGGGGGCTCACGCCGACGCGGGAGGGCGGCCGCGTCGAGGTGTACACGTACCCGACGGCCGGCGCCGAGCTCGACAACATCGCGGACATCCTGCGCCGCGCCCACCTGGAGGACGGCGTTCCCTGGCAGGACATGGCCGTCCTGGTCCGCGCCGGCGGCCGCACCCTGCCGGCGATGCGGCGGGCCCTGATCGCGGCGGGCGTCCCCGCCGAGACGGACGGCACGGACATCCCCCTCCGCCACGAACCGGCGGTCGCCCCCCTCCTGACGGCCCTCCGCACGGTGGCCCTGGCGACCCCCCAGGCCGCCGCCGCGGGCACCCCCGGCCCCGCCGACGCCGCCGACGGCGATACCGCCACGCCGGCGCACGACCCCGACGCGGCGGCCCCCGCCGGCGCCGGCGCGCCGGACGCCGACGGGCAGAGTGCCCACGGCGGCGGGGGCGGCACCGGGTGGATCGGGGCCGAGGCGGCGCTGTCGCTGCTCGCCTCGCCGCTCGGCGGGATGGACGCCGCCGACCTGCGGCGGCTCGGGCGGGCCCTGCGCGACGAGGAGCGCGCGGCCGGCACCGCCGTGCCCGCTCCCTCCGACGTGCTGCTCGCCCGCGCCCTCGCCGAGCCGGAGCGCCTCGTCGCGCACGACCCGGCGTACGCGCGGGGCGCCCAGCGCCTCGGCCTGCTCCTGCGCAAGACACGCGAGCTCCTCCAGGGCGGCGGCACCGCCGAAGAGGCCCTGTGGACCCTCTGGGACGGCACGCCCTGGCCGCAGCGCCTGGAGCGCAGCGCCCGCCGCGGCGGCCCCGCCGGCCGCAACGCCGACCGCGACCTCGACGCGGTCTGCGCCCTCTTCGACACCGCCGCCCGCGCCGAGGAGCGCACCGGCGGCCGCGGCGCCCTCAACTTCCTCGAACAGCTCGAAGCCGAGGACATCGCCGCCGACACCCTCACCCGCCGCGCCAGCCGCCGTGAGGCGGTCCGGCTGATGACCGCGCACCGCTCCAAGGGCCTCGAATGGCGCCTCGTCGTCGTCGCCGGAGTCCAGGAGGGCCTCTGGCCCGACCTCCGCCGCCGCGGCTCCCTCCTCGAAGCCGACCGCATCGGCCGCGACGGCCTCGCCGAGCCCCTCGGCGCCGGCTCGCTCCTCGCCGAGGAGCGCCGCCTCTTCTACGTGGCCGCGACCCGCGCCCGCGACCGCCTCGTCGTCACCGCCGTCAAGGCCGCCGCCGAGGACGGCGACCAGCCCTCCCGCTTCCTCACCGAGCTCGGCGTGCCCCCCAAGGACGTCGCGGGCCGGCCCCGCCGCCCCCTCGCCGTCCCGGCGCTCGTCGCCGAGCTGCGCGCCACCACCGTCGACCCGGCCGCCTCGCCCGCGCTGCGGGACGCCGCCGCGCGCCGCCTCGCCCGCCTCGCCGCGCTCACCGACGAGGACGGCCGCCCGCTGGTGCCCGCCGCGCACCCGCAGCGCTGGTGGGGGCTGTACGAGCCCACCCGCAGCCGGGTGCCGCTGCGGGACCGCAGCCGGCCCGTCGCCCTGTCCGGCAGCGCCCTGGACCAGCTCGCCAACACGTGCTCCCTCCAGTGGTTCCTCGGCCGCGAGGTCAAGGCCGACGCCCCCGCCACCGCCGCCCAGGGCTTCGGCAACGTCGTCCACGTCCTCGCCGACGAGGTCGCCTCCGGCCGCACCCCCGCCGACCTGGACGTCCTCATGGAGCGCCTCGACTCCGTGTGGGACGCCCTCGCCTTCGACGCCCCCTGGAAGTCCCGCCAGGAGAAGGACAGCGCCCGCGCCGCGCTGGAGCGCTTCCTGCGCTGGCACACCACCGACCGCGGGGGCCGGACGGCCGTCGCCACGGAGCACGACTTCGACGTCACGCTCGAGGCGGGCGAGTACGCCGTCCGGATCCGGGGCTCCATGGACCGCGTCGAGGCGGACCCGCAGGGGCGGGCGTACGTCGTCGACTTCAAGACCGGCAAGGCGGCGCCGACGAAGGACGAGGTGGCCCGGCACCCGCAGCTCGCCGTCTACCAGCTCGCCGTCCGCGAGGGCGCCGTCGACGAGGTCTTCGACGGGCTGCGCCCCGAGCCCGGCGGCGCCGAGCTCGTCCAGCTGCGGCAGGGCGCCGCCAAGCGCGACGGCGGCGACACCGCGCCCAAGGTGCAGGCGCAGGAGGCGCTGCCGCCCGGGCCGTCCGGCGAGTGGGTCGGGGACCTGCTGGCCACGGCCGCCGGGCGGGTCCTGGACGAGCGCTTCGCCCCCGCCCCCGGCCGCCACTGCGACCACTGCTCCTTCCGCAGCTCGTGCAGCGCCCGCCCCGAGGGCCGCCAGACGGTGGAGTGA
- a CDS encoding lysylphosphatidylglycerol synthase transmembrane domain-containing protein, protein MSPPDGATEDDGARPEPGPEPHPGTPRDEAPGAPADGPAAAAANASAVDAAAVDAAAAGADEVEVDEPLLAARVHRPSDLVRFLVGLLGIAVVLAIAAFAHGTTAGLEDDISQGTQAAPDLLIKVAGLVSSIAVLLVPVAFAIERLIKRDGLRIADGVLAAVLAHGVTLATDLWVSQAAPATIQDALTRAAGAGGAPTDPVHGYLAPVIAYMTAVGMTRRPRWRVALWVVLLLDAFAMLVSGYTTPFSIILTVLIGWSVAYGTLYAVGSPNVRPTGQNLLAGLRRVGFQPVSAARAEVPEGDASDASDRGRRYHVTLEDGSPLDVTVVDREQQAHGFFYRVWRRMTLRGITTRRSLQSLRQALEQEALLAYAAIAAGANAHKLIATSELGPDAVMLVYEHLEGRPLDAVPDEEITDELARHAWEQVRALQSRRIAHRRLTGDALLVDRSGRVILTDLRGGEIAAGDLVLRMDIAQLLTTLGLRVGAQRAVASAVSVLGPDAVADCLPLLQPIALSRSTRATLRRLARERADRQREAVLESSRAAKAAREAAAGKAGAKAVPATSAAERKAEKRALDDALEDAREEDLLSQIRKQVLLIRPQAPVEPARLERIRPRTLVSFIAGAFGAYFLLTQLAHVDFATIVGGAEWGWVGAALAFSALTYFAAAMSLLGFVPERVPFLRTVVAQVAGSFVKLVAPAAVGGVALNTRFLQRAGVRPGLAVASVGASQLFGLAAHVLLLLAFGYLTGTEKTPEMTPSRTVIAGLLTVAVLVLVVTAVPFLRKFVVTRVRALFAGVVPRMLDVLQRPQKLMTGIGGMLLLTGCFVMCLDASIRAFGGGEALSYASIAVVFLAGNALGSAAPTPGGIGAVETTLTLGLIAAGLDKEVAISAVLLFRLMTFWLPVLPGWVSFNYLTRKEAI, encoded by the coding sequence GTGAGCCCTCCGGACGGCGCGACCGAGGACGACGGCGCGCGCCCCGAGCCGGGCCCGGAGCCGCACCCCGGCACGCCCCGCGACGAGGCTCCCGGCGCGCCCGCAGACGGCCCGGCGGCCGCCGCCGCGAATGCCTCCGCCGTTGACGCCGCCGCCGTTGACGCCGCCGCGGCCGGTGCCGACGAGGTCGAGGTCGACGAGCCGCTGCTCGCCGCCCGCGTGCACCGCCCCTCCGACCTCGTCCGCTTCCTCGTCGGCCTGCTCGGCATCGCCGTCGTCCTCGCCATCGCCGCCTTCGCGCACGGCACCACCGCCGGCCTGGAGGACGACATCAGCCAGGGCACCCAGGCCGCCCCCGACCTCCTGATCAAGGTCGCGGGCCTGGTGTCCAGCATCGCCGTCCTCCTCGTCCCCGTCGCCTTCGCGATCGAACGGCTGATCAAACGCGACGGGCTGCGCATCGCCGACGGCGTCCTCGCCGCCGTCCTCGCCCACGGCGTCACCCTCGCGACCGACCTCTGGGTCTCCCAGGCCGCCCCGGCCACCATCCAGGACGCCCTGACCCGCGCCGCGGGCGCCGGCGGCGCGCCCACCGACCCCGTGCACGGCTACCTCGCGCCCGTGATCGCGTACATGACCGCCGTCGGGATGACGCGCAGGCCGCGCTGGCGGGTCGCCCTGTGGGTGGTGCTGCTGCTCGACGCCTTCGCGATGCTGGTCAGCGGCTACACCACCCCGTTCTCGATCATCCTGACGGTGCTGATCGGCTGGAGCGTCGCGTACGGCACCCTCTACGCGGTCGGCTCCCCGAACGTGCGCCCCACCGGGCAGAACCTCCTCGCGGGCCTGCGCCGGGTCGGCTTCCAGCCGGTCAGCGCGGCGCGCGCCGAGGTCCCGGAGGGCGACGCCTCGGATGCCAGCGACCGGGGGCGCCGCTACCACGTCACCCTGGAGGACGGATCGCCGCTCGACGTCACCGTCGTCGACCGGGAGCAGCAGGCGCACGGGTTCTTCTACCGGGTGTGGCGCCGCATGACCCTGCGCGGGATCACGACGCGCCGCTCCCTGCAGTCTCTGCGCCAGGCGCTGGAGCAGGAGGCGCTCCTCGCGTACGCGGCGATCGCGGCCGGCGCGAACGCGCACAAGCTGATCGCGACCTCCGAGCTCGGCCCGGACGCCGTGATGCTCGTGTACGAGCACCTGGAGGGCCGGCCGCTGGACGCCGTCCCGGACGAGGAGATCACCGACGAGCTGGCCCGCCACGCCTGGGAGCAGGTACGCGCCCTGCAGTCGCGCCGGATCGCGCACCGCCGGCTGACGGGCGACGCCCTGCTGGTGGATCGTTCCGGCAGGGTCATCCTCACGGATCTGCGCGGCGGCGAGATCGCGGCCGGCGACCTGGTGCTGCGGATGGACATCGCGCAGCTGCTGACCACGCTCGGCCTGCGGGTCGGCGCGCAGCGCGCGGTCGCGTCGGCGGTGTCGGTGCTCGGGCCGGACGCGGTGGCGGACTGCCTGCCGCTGCTCCAGCCGATCGCGCTGAGCCGGTCGACGCGGGCCACGCTGCGCCGGCTCGCCCGGGAGCGGGCGGACCGGCAGCGGGAGGCCGTGCTGGAGTCCTCGCGCGCGGCGAAGGCGGCCCGCGAGGCGGCGGCCGGGAAGGCGGGCGCCAAGGCGGTCCCCGCCACGTCGGCGGCCGAGCGGAAGGCGGAGAAGCGGGCGCTGGACGATGCGCTGGAGGATGCCCGCGAGGAGGACCTGCTCAGCCAGATCCGCAAGCAGGTGCTGCTGATCCGGCCGCAGGCGCCGGTGGAGCCGGCCCGGCTGGAGCGGATCCGGCCGCGCACCCTGGTGTCGTTCATCGCGGGCGCGTTCGGCGCGTACTTCCTGCTGACGCAGCTGGCCCACGTGGACTTCGCGACGATCGTCGGCGGGGCCGAGTGGGGCTGGGTGGGGGCGGCGCTGGCGTTCTCGGCGCTGACGTACTTCGCCGCGGCGATGAGCCTGCTCGGGTTCGTGCCGGAGCGGGTGCCGTTCCTGCGGACGGTGGTGGCCCAGGTGGCCGGCTCGTTCGTCAAGCTGGTCGCCCCGGCGGCCGTCGGCGGTGTCGCGCTGAACACGCGGTTCCTCCAGCGGGCGGGGGTTCGGCCGGGGCTGGCGGTGGCCAGTGTGGGCGCCTCGCAGCTGTTCGGGCTGGCGGCGCACGTCCTGCTGCTGCTGGCGTTCGGCTACCTGACGGGCACGGAGAAGACCCCGGAGATGACGCCGTCCCGGACGGTCATCGCCGGCCTGCTGACGGTGGCCGTGCTGGTCCTCGTCGTGACGGCGGTGCCGTTCCTGCGGAAGTTTGTCGTGACGCGGGTGCGGGCGCTGTTCGCCGGTGTCGTGCCGCGCATGCTGGACGTCCTCCAGCGGCCGCAGAAGCTGATGACGGGCATCGGCGGGATGCTCCTGCTGACCGGCTGCTTCGTGATGTGCCTGGACGCGTCGATCCGCGCCTTCGGCGGCGGCGAGGCGCTGAGCTACGCGAGCATCGCCGTCGTGTTCCTCGCGGGCAACGCCCTCGGCTCGGCAGCGCCGACGCCGGGCGGCATCGGCGCCGTGGAGACGACGCTGACGCTGGGCCTGATCGCGGCGGGCCTGGACAAGGAGGTCGCGATCTCGGCGGTCCTGCTGTTCCGGCTGATGACGTTCTGGCTGCCGGTCCTGCCGGGCTGGGTGTCGTTCAACTACCTCACCCGCAAGGAAGCGATCTAG
- a CDS encoding MGMT family protein, translated as MGGMSEELPAYAERVLDAAERIPPGRVMTYGDVAEWLGEGGPRQVGRVMALYGGAVPWWRVVRADGRPLPGSEPRALEHYRAESTPLRLTAGGEARLDMPRARWDGGGDGAAGDEGHI; from the coding sequence ATGGGCGGAATGAGCGAGGAGCTGCCCGCTTACGCGGAGCGCGTACTGGACGCGGCCGAGCGGATTCCGCCCGGCCGGGTGATGACCTACGGGGACGTCGCCGAATGGCTCGGGGAGGGCGGCCCGCGCCAAGTCGGCCGCGTCATGGCCCTGTACGGCGGCGCCGTCCCCTGGTGGCGCGTGGTGCGCGCCGACGGCCGGCCCCTGCCCGGCAGCGAGCCCCGCGCCCTGGAGCACTACCGGGCCGAGTCCACCCCGCTGCGCCTCACCGCCGGCGGCGAGGCCCGGCTCGACATGCCGCGGGCACGCTGGGACGGCGGCGGGGACGGCGCGGCGGGCGACGAGGGTCACATCTGA